Proteins encoded in a region of the Melioribacteraceae bacterium genome:
- a CDS encoding SDR family oxidoreductase, with amino-acid sequence MDLNLKGKTVLVTSSSMGIGKATAELFIREGCKVAVCSRNKENLIKAAQEIKSQTGSEPFWVVCDINKPSDIENTVNTIKKNLGEIDILVNNCGGPIPGFFEDLTDENWQDAVDQILLSAIRFTRLVLPGMKSKNWGRIINITSLSVKQPVDNLILSNSLRSAVTAWAKTLSNQVGKFNITVNNVAPGYTLTARLYELAVNRAKLSGDSHEHVLASMANDVPMKRLARPDEIGSLAVYLASEQAGFITGSTIAVDGGVIRSTY; translated from the coding sequence ATGGATCTTAATTTAAAAGGGAAAACTGTCCTTGTTACTTCCTCCAGTATGGGAATCGGGAAGGCAACTGCCGAACTTTTTATAAGGGAAGGTTGTAAAGTTGCCGTCTGTTCAAGGAATAAAGAAAATCTTATCAAAGCTGCTCAGGAAATAAAATCACAGACAGGTTCCGAACCGTTCTGGGTAGTCTGCGATATTAATAAACCGTCCGATATTGAAAATACTGTGAATACTATTAAAAAGAATTTAGGTGAGATAGATATTCTCGTCAATAATTGCGGTGGTCCTATACCTGGATTCTTTGAGGATCTTACGGACGAGAACTGGCAGGACGCTGTTGATCAAATCCTCTTAAGTGCTATCCGGTTTACACGCTTAGTTCTTCCCGGTATGAAATCGAAAAACTGGGGACGGATTATAAACATCACTTCTCTTTCGGTTAAACAGCCTGTAGATAATCTGATCCTTTCAAATTCTCTTAGAAGCGCTGTTACCGCCTGGGCTAAAACCCTTAGCAATCAGGTTGGCAAATTCAATATCACCGTAAATAACGTTGCGCCGGGTTATACACTTACTGCCCGTCTTTACGAGCTTGCTGTTAACAGGGCAAAACTTTCGGGCGATTCCCACGAACATGTTCTGGCCTCCATGGCTAATGATGTCCCGATGAAACGATTAGCCCGTCCTGATGAAATCGGATCCCTGGCTGTTTACCTTGCTTCGGAGCAGGCAGGATTTATTACCGGTTCCACTATTGCCGTTGATGGCGGCGTAATTCGATCTACTTATTAG
- a CDS encoding FAD-dependent oxidoreductase, with protein sequence MKKEIEVVIPPEFINNSDYLRLTSAKKLGLKPEDLTAVQTIRRSIDARSRNPVYRVKVIVFKNEKPDDLYPEINFKSADNSKKVIIVGFGPAGMFASLRLIELGIKPVVIERGKDVRSRRKDLQSIQQEGIVDPDSNYCFGEGGAGTYSDGKLYTRSTKRGDVNRILSILVQHEAQRDILIDAHPHIGSNKLPKVVENIRNTILKYNGEIRFNSRITDLILTGKRVTGVIINDSEEIYGDAVILATGHSARDIYYMLDKHRIRIEAKPFAMGVRIEHPQALIDQIQYHSKTRNENLPASTYGLACQVDGRGVYSFCMCPGGIIIPASTAPGELVLNGMSVSRRDSPFANSGLVVSVDEKDWTGFSSSGVFAGLEFQKDLEKRSFEAGGKTQRAPAQRITDFVNGNISGTLPKTSYIPGIVTSPLHEILPNNIVDGLRKSILQFDKKMKGYYTEEAQILAAETRTSSPVRIPRDNHSLMDVEIEGLFPVGEGAGYAGGIVSAAIDGERSADAVASFIRK encoded by the coding sequence ATGAAGAAAGAAATAGAAGTTGTAATCCCTCCCGAGTTTATCAATAACTCTGATTATCTCCGTTTAACTTCTGCAAAAAAACTTGGCCTTAAACCGGAGGATTTAACCGCAGTTCAAACAATAAGAAGGTCGATTGACGCCAGAAGCAGGAATCCTGTTTATCGTGTTAAGGTGATTGTATTTAAAAATGAAAAACCCGATGACCTTTATCCGGAAATAAATTTTAAATCAGCCGATAACAGTAAGAAAGTTATAATTGTTGGATTCGGTCCGGCCGGAATGTTTGCTTCCTTAAGGTTGATTGAACTGGGGATAAAACCGGTTGTTATTGAAAGAGGCAAGGATGTAAGATCGAGGCGAAAAGACCTCCAGTCAATCCAGCAGGAGGGAATAGTCGATCCCGATTCGAATTATTGCTTCGGAGAAGGGGGAGCCGGTACTTACAGCGACGGCAAACTTTATACCCGATCTACTAAACGGGGCGATGTGAACAGAATACTTTCAATTCTTGTTCAGCACGAAGCACAGCGCGATATTCTGATAGACGCGCATCCCCATATCGGCTCTAATAAACTTCCTAAAGTCGTTGAGAATATCCGGAACACTATACTGAAATACAATGGCGAGATACGCTTCAACTCCAGAATTACAGATTTAATCCTTACCGGTAAACGGGTAACGGGAGTAATAATTAATGATTCAGAAGAAATTTATGGTGATGCGGTTATTCTGGCAACCGGTCACTCTGCAAGGGACATCTACTATATGCTCGATAAACACCGGATAAGAATTGAAGCTAAACCATTTGCGATGGGAGTCCGGATTGAACATCCGCAGGCATTGATCGATCAGATCCAGTATCATTCTAAAACTAGAAATGAAAACCTTCCCGCTTCGACTTACGGATTGGCATGCCAGGTGGACGGAAGGGGAGTATACTCATTCTGCATGTGCCCTGGCGGTATAATTATACCCGCATCAACCGCACCCGGGGAACTTGTATTGAATGGAATGAGTGTATCGCGGCGTGATTCACCTTTTGCAAATTCAGGACTCGTGGTTTCGGTTGATGAAAAAGACTGGACCGGTTTTAGTTCATCCGGAGTGTTTGCCGGACTTGAATTTCAAAAAGATTTAGAGAAGAGATCATTTGAAGCAGGCGGGAAAACACAGAGAGCTCCTGCTCAAAGAATTACAGATTTTGTTAATGGAAATATATCCGGCACTTTACCCAAAACATCATATATCCCGGGAATAGTGACTTCTCCTTTACACGAAATCTTACCAAATAACATCGTAGATGGACTAAGAAAATCAATTCTTCAATTCGATAAAAAGATGAAGGGATATTACACAGAAGAAGCTCAGATCTTAGCGGCTGAAACAAGGACAAGTTCACCGGTCCGGATTCCCCGGGACAACCATTCCCTGATGGATGTGGAAATTGAAGGTCTATTTCCTGTCGGTGAAGGGGCAGGATATGCCGGAGGAATTGTCTCGGCGGCAATAGATGGTGAAAGATCTGCCGATGCAGTTGCTTCTTTTATTAGAAAATAA
- the efp gene encoding elongation factor P, with protein MATTSDFRTGMVIRWNNELWSIVEFQHVNPGNWRAFVRTRLKNMKTGKVIENRFRSGEAVDDVRVERHQYQYLYRDGADFVLMHNESYEQINISPELIGEGQQFLKENINIDLLLDGTQIVAVELPLFINLRVVYTEPGVKGDTATNTLKPAKLETGATVNVPLFVNEGDLLKIDTRSGGYVERVKE; from the coding sequence ATGGCAACAACTTCCGATTTCCGTACGGGAATGGTTATTAGATGGAATAATGAATTATGGTCGATTGTGGAATTCCAGCATGTTAATCCTGGTAACTGGCGCGCATTTGTAAGAACCAGGTTAAAGAATATGAAGACCGGCAAAGTAATTGAAAATAGATTCCGTTCAGGAGAAGCTGTTGATGATGTGAGGGTTGAACGACATCAATATCAGTACCTTTACAGGGACGGTGCCGATTTTGTACTGATGCATAATGAATCGTATGAGCAGATCAATATATCGCCGGAACTGATCGGTGAGGGTCAGCAGTTTCTTAAAGAGAATATAAATATCGACCTTCTACTGGACGGTACCCAGATTGTTGCGGTTGAACTTCCGCTTTTTATAAATCTAAGAGTAGTTTATACAGAGCCGGGAGTTAAAGGCGATACAGCAACCAACACATTAAAACCCGCAAAACTTGAAACCGGGGCTACTGTAAATGTGCCGCTATTTGTAAACGAAGGCGATTTGTTGAAGATTGATACTCGATCCGGCGGTTACGTAGAACGTGTAAAAGAATAG
- a CDS encoding prephenate dehydrogenase/arogenate dehydrogenase family protein: MALQRVSILGLGLIGGSIARSLKNSNQEYEILGFDKPEVLRKALKENVIDSGLQNIRDSLVSDIIFLCLPVDESLKSFENLIPLLKPGQVITDVCGVKSVFQEIWNRAGSKGIYAGGHPMTGKESSGFENSDPYLFENSVYILSENESNSGIEPLIQVIKLLGARIKFLNPKVHDIVVASVSHLPQLMAVSLINSASLKENDINFFDFAAGGFRDMTRIASSDYKIWDAVFRNNKKNVQMAIDNFINDLLVLKKLVTSGESESIAGRFENARIRRDEIPRNTKGFINSLFDLFINVKDEPGVLAKLTTLLFENGIDIKDLELLKVRQGSGGTFRISFETESAHSKAKDLLSNAGFTVT, translated from the coding sequence TTGGCTTTGCAAAGAGTATCAATCTTAGGATTGGGATTAATCGGCGGATCAATTGCCAGATCTCTTAAAAATTCGAATCAGGAATATGAGATCCTCGGCTTTGATAAACCTGAGGTACTCCGGAAAGCGCTTAAGGAAAACGTAATCGATTCCGGATTACAAAACATAAGAGATTCTCTCGTAAGCGATATAATTTTTTTATGCCTGCCCGTGGATGAATCCCTAAAGTCATTCGAGAATTTAATCCCGTTGCTCAAACCGGGTCAGGTTATAACGGATGTGTGCGGAGTTAAATCGGTTTTTCAGGAAATCTGGAACCGGGCCGGCTCAAAAGGAATTTATGCAGGCGGCCACCCGATGACGGGCAAAGAGTCGAGCGGATTTGAGAATTCAGATCCCTACCTTTTTGAAAATTCGGTCTACATTTTAAGCGAGAATGAATCGAACAGCGGAATCGAGCCGCTTATACAGGTAATCAAACTTCTCGGCGCGCGTATTAAGTTCCTGAATCCGAAAGTACATGATATTGTTGTCGCATCCGTTAGTCATCTCCCGCAGCTGATGGCAGTTTCTCTAATTAATTCAGCAAGTCTTAAAGAGAACGATATTAATTTCTTCGATTTTGCAGCGGGCGGTTTCAGGGACATGACTAGAATTGCATCAAGCGATTATAAAATCTGGGATGCCGTATTCAGAAATAATAAAAAAAATGTTCAAATGGCAATCGATAATTTCATAAACGATCTGCTCGTTTTGAAAAAGCTGGTCACATCAGGAGAATCAGAATCAATTGCCGGCAGGTTCGAAAATGCAAGGATTCGCAGGGACGAGATTCCGAGAAACACAAAAGGATTTATCAATTCACTTTTCGACCTCTTCATAAATGTAAAAGACGAACCCGGAGTTCTTGCAAAACTGACAACACTCCTCTTCGAAAACGGTATTGATATAAAAGATCTCGAATTGCTTAAGGTAAGACAGGGTTCAGGCGGTACATTCAGAATCTCATTCGAAACAGAGTCAGCTCATTCCAAAGCAAAAGATCTCCTTTCCAATGCAGGATTTACAGTCACGTAG
- the aroF gene encoding 3-deoxy-7-phosphoheptulonate synthase — protein sequence MVIILEKNATDQQVDNVVKHLEDYGFQVHKSIGVERTILGAIGVQPNFDTRKVSILDGVAEVYRITTPYKLASRSFHEENTVIKIKDVEIGGNQVVLIAGPCSIESEDQIFRMAKEVASAGGKILRGGAFKPRTSPYSFQGLGEEGLKMIRAAANEYNLLVITEVMQIDHIELMDQYVDIFQVGARNMQNFSLIKELGKVSKPVMLKRGIAATIEEWLMSAEYILSSGNSNVFLCERGIRTFEQYTRNTFDLSAIPVVHKKSHLPIIADPSHATGLRDQVPPMARAAVAAGADGLMIEIHDNPEFAFSDGPQALLPETFSKLVDELRLIANAIGRKL from the coding sequence TTGGTAATCATTCTTGAAAAAAACGCGACTGATCAGCAGGTAGATAATGTTGTAAAACATCTTGAGGATTATGGTTTTCAGGTTCACAAGTCGATCGGCGTTGAAAGGACTATATTAGGCGCAATTGGAGTTCAACCAAATTTCGATACGCGGAAAGTAAGTATACTGGACGGCGTTGCAGAAGTCTACAGGATCACCACACCATATAAACTGGCAAGCAGAAGTTTCCATGAAGAAAATACAGTCATAAAGATTAAGGATGTTGAAATCGGCGGCAACCAGGTTGTTTTAATTGCCGGTCCATGTTCAATTGAAAGCGAGGACCAGATTTTCCGGATGGCAAAGGAAGTTGCTTCCGCAGGCGGAAAAATCCTGAGAGGGGGCGCATTCAAACCGCGTACTTCCCCCTATTCATTCCAGGGCCTTGGTGAGGAAGGATTGAAAATGATCCGCGCCGCAGCGAATGAATATAATCTTCTTGTAATAACCGAAGTGATGCAGATCGATCACATTGAACTGATGGATCAATACGTGGATATTTTCCAGGTTGGGGCCCGGAATATGCAGAACTTCTCCCTGATAAAAGAACTTGGCAAAGTTTCCAAACCTGTTATGCTTAAAAGAGGCATTGCAGCTACAATTGAAGAGTGGCTGATGTCCGCAGAGTATATCCTCTCAAGCGGTAACAGTAATGTATTTTTATGTGAGAGAGGGATCAGGACATTTGAACAGTATACAAGAAACACATTCGATCTTTCTGCAATTCCTGTGGTTCATAAAAAGAGTCACCTGCCGATTATTGCAGACCCGTCCCACGCTACGGGATTACGTGATCAGGTTCCGCCGATGGCCCGCGCGGCCGTTGCGGCAGGTGCGGACGGACTGATGATTGAAATACATGACAATCCGGAATTCGCATTTTCGGACGGGCCCCAGGCCCTTTTACCCGAAACATTTTCGAAACTTGTTGACGAACTCCGCCTCATTGCAAATGCGATAGGAAGGAAATTGTAA
- a CDS encoding DUF1684 domain-containing protein, with the protein MKSLKTDRSKYSPLIFTGLKVFFSTGIILLVLIISGCGKSLTPEDEKYLASLEEHRHGKNAYMKEDPNSPFNYKSKIEFHELNYFDVDPEYRFKSRLFEYEPKDTVIIFGTKGEERKTVRFGYVQFDYRGKKYNINVYEGMSRTGQKYYSIWFTDQTTNKESYGVGRYIDFEKHPDPEFIYEVDFNLAYNPYCAYSPEYSCAIPTKEDFIPIEIRAGEKKFHD; encoded by the coding sequence ATGAAATCATTAAAAACTGACCGGTCAAAATATTCTCCTCTAATTTTTACGGGTTTAAAAGTATTCTTTTCTACAGGTATAATACTCCTGGTGCTGATTATTTCCGGATGCGGTAAAAGCTTAACTCCCGAAGATGAAAAATATCTTGCCTCTTTAGAAGAACACAGGCACGGTAAAAATGCTTATATGAAAGAAGATCCCAATTCACCCTTCAATTACAAAAGTAAAATTGAATTTCATGAATTGAATTATTTTGATGTAGACCCGGAATACAGATTTAAAAGCAGGTTATTCGAATATGAACCGAAAGACACCGTAATAATTTTCGGTACCAAAGGTGAGGAGAGGAAAACCGTGCGTTTCGGATATGTCCAGTTCGATTACCGGGGGAAGAAATACAATATCAATGTTTATGAGGGGATGTCACGCACAGGACAGAAATACTATTCGATCTGGTTTACAGACCAAACTACAAACAAAGAATCATACGGGGTTGGAAGGTACATTGATTTTGAAAAGCATCCTGACCCGGAATTTATTTATGAAGTCGATTTCAATCTGGCATACAATCCGTATTGCGCATACAGCCCCGAGTATTCATGTGCTATTCCAACAAAGGAGGACTTTATTCCCATTGAAATCCGTGCAGGAGAGAAAAAATTTCACGATTAA
- the mutS gene encoding DNA mismatch repair protein MutS, which translates to MSVTPLMAQYARIKENYPDTILLFRMGDFFETFEDDAKVASKVLGITLTKRANGAAEDVPLAGFPHHAIDSYLPKLVRAGYRVAVCEQLEDPKFAKGIVKRDVIEVVTPGVSFNDKLLDHKKNNYLLSVYIEDEIAGLAFSDISTGEFQAFQVHRKELNQQVGSINPSEILIPKKLKNDLEPLINKFSPDSRITRIDDWIYNYDYGSELLMNHFNTKTLKGFGIEGMNQAISSAGAVLNYLRDTQKANLPHINKISRYNPSDYMILDFSTKKNLEITFSINDGDREGTLISILDKTETAMGGRMLKKWISAPLIKLEPVLKRQESVEEFYKEKTLRKNLRNELKEIGDLERLTSKICTGRANPREMINLKTSLKKIPLIKQLLDLSKSETLSQINGRLHQIDWLVEKIELAISDEPPLSVSDGGVIRTGYNPELDELRSLSTNAKDWISNLQKTERERTKISSLKVSYNKVFGYYIEISHANKDKVPQDYIRKQTLVNSERYITPELKEYEDKILNAEEKIAKLEFELYDQVRSSAATASAEIQENAGLVAMLDCYQSLAEAADENKYIKPVMDESDSIEIVDGRHPVVEKILPPGEKFTPNSSKLSSSEEQIIVLTGPNMAGKSVYLRQVGLIVLMAQIGSFVPAREAKIGIVDRIFTRVGASDNISSGESTFLVEMQEAANILNNATGKSLILLDEIGRGTSTFDGISIAWSITEYLHENPNLNAKTLFATHYHELNEMAELFPRIKNYKVEVREYGDKVIFLHKVTPGGADHSYGIQVAQMAGLPQFVTSRAKEVLANLESKELTPYEVKKAKLARLKNQDNLQISLFEMKDDSLRKEISDIPINELTPLEALNKLSELKKKLDDNKS; encoded by the coding sequence ATGTCAGTAACACCATTAATGGCCCAATATGCACGGATAAAAGAGAATTATCCGGATACGATCCTATTATTCCGAATGGGAGATTTTTTCGAGACATTCGAGGATGATGCAAAAGTGGCCTCAAAAGTTCTCGGAATCACTCTTACCAAGCGGGCTAACGGTGCTGCCGAGGATGTTCCTCTGGCCGGGTTTCCACATCACGCTATCGACAGCTACCTGCCAAAACTTGTACGTGCCGGATACCGTGTAGCTGTCTGCGAACAGCTCGAAGACCCGAAGTTTGCTAAAGGAATTGTGAAACGCGATGTCATAGAGGTTGTAACTCCGGGCGTCTCGTTCAACGATAAACTTTTGGACCATAAGAAAAATAATTATCTCCTTTCGGTCTATATTGAGGATGAGATTGCTGGACTAGCATTCAGCGATATATCGACAGGAGAATTTCAGGCATTCCAGGTGCACCGCAAAGAATTGAATCAGCAGGTCGGATCGATTAATCCTTCCGAAATACTAATTCCTAAAAAACTTAAAAATGATCTGGAACCTCTGATAAACAAATTTTCTCCCGATTCCAGGATAACCAGGATAGACGACTGGATCTACAATTATGATTACGGTTCAGAACTTTTAATGAACCACTTCAATACAAAAACCCTTAAGGGATTCGGAATTGAAGGAATGAACCAGGCAATTTCATCTGCAGGGGCTGTTCTTAATTATTTGCGTGATACGCAGAAGGCAAATCTACCTCATATAAATAAAATATCGAGATATAATCCTTCCGACTATATGATTCTGGATTTTTCAACTAAAAAAAATCTGGAGATTACTTTTTCGATTAATGACGGTGACCGTGAAGGAACATTAATATCCATTCTGGATAAGACCGAGACAGCGATGGGCGGAAGGATGCTAAAGAAATGGATCTCCGCACCGTTGATAAAACTGGAACCCGTTTTAAAAAGGCAGGAATCTGTTGAGGAATTTTATAAAGAAAAAACACTCAGGAAAAATCTCCGGAATGAACTGAAAGAAATCGGTGACCTGGAAAGACTCACTTCCAAAATCTGTACCGGAAGAGCTAATCCGAGAGAAATGATCAATCTGAAAACCTCCCTTAAAAAAATTCCGCTTATTAAGCAGCTTCTGGATCTTTCAAAATCGGAGACTCTTTCACAAATCAACGGCAGGCTGCATCAGATCGACTGGCTCGTAGAGAAAATTGAATTAGCAATTAGCGACGAACCTCCCCTTTCGGTTTCTGACGGAGGAGTTATAAGAACGGGATACAATCCGGAACTTGATGAATTGAGAAGTCTTTCGACAAATGCGAAGGATTGGATTTCTAACTTGCAGAAGACTGAACGCGAGAGAACTAAGATCTCCTCACTCAAAGTAAGCTATAATAAAGTCTTCGGTTACTACATTGAAATAAGCCATGCTAATAAAGACAAAGTTCCGCAGGATTACATCCGGAAACAGACGCTGGTAAACAGCGAACGGTACATAACTCCGGAATTAAAAGAGTATGAAGACAAAATACTTAACGCGGAAGAAAAAATCGCAAAACTGGAATTTGAATTGTATGATCAGGTCCGCTCTTCAGCCGCAACTGCGTCGGCTGAAATCCAGGAGAATGCCGGTCTGGTGGCAATGCTGGATTGTTATCAATCTCTCGCTGAAGCAGCCGATGAGAATAAGTACATTAAACCCGTTATGGATGAATCTGATTCAATTGAAATAGTTGACGGCCGTCATCCTGTAGTTGAAAAAATTCTTCCGCCGGGCGAAAAGTTCACACCCAACAGTTCTAAACTCTCTTCTTCAGAAGAGCAGATAATCGTACTAACCGGACCAAATATGGCCGGTAAATCGGTCTATCTGAGGCAGGTGGGTCTTATTGTTCTAATGGCCCAGATCGGTTCTTTCGTACCGGCTAGAGAAGCGAAGATTGGAATTGTAGATCGAATTTTTACTCGTGTTGGCGCAAGCGACAATATTTCCTCCGGTGAAAGTACTTTTCTGGTTGAGATGCAGGAGGCTGCGAACATTCTCAACAACGCAACTGGCAAGAGTCTTATACTTCTCGATGAAATCGGGCGCGGCACAAGTACATTCGACGGAATTTCCATTGCCTGGTCTATTACGGAATACCTGCACGAGAATCCGAATCTGAACGCAAAAACTCTTTTCGCTACACACTACCACGAACTGAATGAGATGGCGGAACTTTTTCCGCGTATAAAGAATTATAAAGTTGAAGTCAGAGAATACGGCGACAAGGTTATTTTTCTTCACAAAGTTACACCGGGCGGAGCAGATCACAGTTACGGAATCCAGGTAGCCCAGATGGCAGGTCTTCCTCAGTTTGTAACTTCAAGAGCAAAGGAAGTACTGGCAAATCTTGAGAGCAAGGAATTAACACCGTACGAGGTTAAGAAAGCTAAACTTGCCCGACTTAAAAATCAGGATAACCTTCAGATAAGTCTTTTTGAGATGAAAGATGACTCATTAAGGAAAGAGATTTCGGATATACCGATAAACGAACTTACTCCGCTTGAAGCACTAAATAAATTGAGTGAGTTAAAGAAAAAACTTGATGATAACAAAAGTTAA